The region ACTAAAATGTGTCTACATAcagatatctagacaaatctaatacAATTAATTCGGGGCGGAGTAAAAAATTTTAGATCAAGCATTCATTGATTAACTTTAGGTAGTCAAAATAGGTCCTCCGTAGAAGAAAGGTATTGATCGCTGGTACGTAAGCTATGACGTATGTCAACCGTTCTTCTCGATGAGATAGACGTAAGCCAACCATCAACGAGCACTACTCTGTACTCCGTATTAGTTAACGGCGTGCAAAGGTTTGTCGTTCTCGATCGACAATTGTACTACTTCTATTGTTTTTTcagatagcttctatgccatgtggcAGACCAACAATTGGTTTTTGTGTTGAACTGATTCCCTGAAGGAACGTTAGCCGAGACGAAAAGTCTGTTTCCATTTGTCATCGATGACGTCACGACGATCGCCCTTTCATCTCATCGGACGATCTATTAGCATATAGGAGTATTATTATAGTGCTACGAATAAAGTGGGCGTCCAGGTTCACTCCGTGTCCGCCTGCTTGAAGCTGTAGAGCAGAGCTGAGAAGGTTCGGTATCAGATTGGAGTTGAGTCATGGGAAGGATCGACCCAAGTTCAAACACAATCCCCACCTGAACACCAAGTCGTCGTCGTTGCCCTGCGCCCCTATAAATCTCTGCTTCGTCTTCATCGTCTCCATATCAGACCATCCTacaggcctctctctctctctcccttgctgTCTCACACACACACTCCAAAGGGAAACATACGCTCCAAAAATCCACACCACcgatcaggagttgaagaaatcgtTGCCAACATGGTCGGCGCCGGAACCAACACCGCCATGGGTCCCCGGAAGACGCGGGTGGTGCTCTACCCGTCGCCGGGCATGGGGCATCTGGTCTCCATGATCGAGCTCGGCAAGCTCTTCGCGGCTCGTGGACTGGCCGTCACCGTGGCCCTCGTCGACTCCCCGCACGATACCAGCGCCacgggccccttcctcgccggcgtctcCGCGGCCAACCCCTCCATCTCTTTCCGCCGTCTACCACAAGTCAAGCTCCTCGGGTCTGAGCCGCCGGAGATGCTGACCTTCGAGGTCGTCCGCCTCTCCAACCCGCACCTCCGTGACTTTCTCGCCGGCGACTCCCCAGCCGTCATCGTGCTGGACTTCTTCTGCAGCGCCGCCATCGACGTGGCCACGGAGCTCGGCATCCCCGCCTACTTCTTCTGCACCTCAGGGGCCCAGATCCTGGCTTTCTTCTTGCACCTCGCGGTTCTGCACGGCAAGAGCACGAGGAGCTTCGGGGAGATGGGCCAAGAACTCGTGCACGCTCCGGGAATCACCTCGTTCCCGGCGACGCACGCCATTCAGCGGCTTATGGATCGTGACAGCGCGCCCTACAAGGCATTTCTAAACATGAGCACCAACCTGTTCCGGTCCCAGGGCATCATCGTCAACACCTTCCGCTCGCTGGAGCCGCGCGCCATGGACACCATCCTGGCCGGACTGTGCGCACCATCCGGCCTCCGGACGCCCCCGGTCTACTGTATTGGGCCACTGATCAAGTCGGAGGAGGTGGGCGTGAAGCGCGGTGACGAGTGTCTCGCCTGGCTGGACACCCAGCCTAAGGGTAGCGTGGTCTTCCTCTCCTTCGGCAGCCTTGGCCGGTTCAGCGCCAAACAAACGAGGAAGGTGGCCGCCGGGTTGGAAGCTAGTGGACACAGGTTCCTGTGGGTGGTGCGGAGCCCGCCAAGCGACAACTCGTCGAAGAACTCCGAGAAGCCGCCGGAGCCGGACTTGGATGCCCTCCTCCCACAGGGTTTTCTTGAACGGACCCAGGGTAGGGGCCTCGTTGTGAAATCATGGGCGCCGCAACGCGACGTGCTGGCCCACGATGCGGTGGGCTGTTTTGTGACACACTGTGGGTGGAACTCGGTGCTCGAGTCGGTCATGGCAGGCGTGCCGATGTTGGCATGGCCGTTGTACGCGGAGCAACTGATGAACGCGGTGTTCCTGGAGAAAGAGATGGAGCTGGCCGTCGCGATGGAAGGGTACGACGAGGAGGTGGTAGAGGCCGAGGAGGTTGCTAAGAAGGTCAGGTGGATGATGGACTCAGACGGCGGGAGGGTGCTCCGAGAGCGGACTTTGGCGGCGATGAGACATGCGGAAGAGGCTCTACTCGAGGGCGGGGAATCAGAGGTGACATTGGCAGGTCTAGTGGACGCGTGGATTCGTGCTTGACGTTTTGAGTTGGCCGTGGGTATAAGCAGTGAGCGTGAAGTCAATATGTGATTTTAGTTtcatcctttctttttctttttgactcGTAGTTTCATTCTCTATGGACATGTACTCTCTACAAGCAATAtagagaaaattctttataagacaATCAAAACTTGCCCATATGCTTATATATACCATTTTTAAAATTGGTTTGAAATATCACTATCAATTTGCGTTTTTACAAATCTCgaaaaatatatactccctccgtcccaaaattcatgtcttacatttgtctaaatacggatgtatcaagtcacgttttagtaagtACTGTGGTCGCGTTTGTTACACATTTACCACTACCGTCGGTTGACCAACCACTATCTGCGAAGCAGACAAAAAACGTGTTAGATTTTCCTCACGTTGGCCACTCACGGTGGATTGGCATCCGGTGTGGTGCTGGTGCTAGGCAAGAAACCTCCATCTTTTGACTTTTCGACGGACGCCGGCAGCGACCAAGGATGCATCTCGCTGAGGGACGAGCACTCGACCAGTCGCATCAGCCGCTCGTTGATGCTGATTCGTGCAACGTGCGACCATGGAGCCAGCAGATCCGTGCTCGGCGCCAATCGGCGACAGTGTTGCGGCGATCAAAAGGTGTCGACTGTCAATGACGCCCATGCTTGGACACTGGATCCTGGTTCTAGATTCCAGATACCTATAAGGTGTAGTGCTATCCTTGTCATCGCCGGATCCGTGGCGCAATGGTAGCGCGTCTGACTCCAGATCAGAAGGTTGCGTGTTCGATTCACGTCGGGTTCAATTATCCCGAAAATATAATTCCGGTCCTTTTTTCCTTGTATCTTCTATACACTTTTTTTTGAGACATGCTTTTGTGGTTTTTTTAAGGGGTTCAATATCCCTCAGCAAACCACAACAACAAACTGAGGCCCAACTCCTAAAATCCCTAGACTCCGAAGGCCCATTTCGTAAGTAAGCCCATGGCGCCGGTTGTCGTGGGTTTTCTTTTTGGACCCGGGATGTCGCGGTTTTAAAATCTTATATATTGTaaaaaaaagtactccctccgtcccaaaattcttgtcttacatttatctagatacggatatatcaagtcacgttttagtattagatacatctatatctagacaaatctaagacaaaaattatggaacagagggagtatatgactTAACGAGGGGTGACACAAGCTTATATACAGGTTTAGACCCTCGTGGTGGGGGTAAAAACCATAGTCATGTATTCttgcatatgaatatgagattacaaTGGTTGCGAACCCTCGGCTCAAAACCCCGTATAGACTTATATAGAGCCGGCCATGCAGCAACAACCAAAAGAATCAGCTAAATAGAAAAAAAAAACCTAATAGACCGATATATTTTGGTTTGGTTTGTTTGGTGCTTCGGTGAACTGAACTATGGAGTAATAGCTTCACATACAGGAAAATATAAAGGAAAACATGGAATGAAACTCCACACAACACTGCTAACCTTAGATATAAAAAAAGAAAACACTTGGGCTTTCGGCTAGCTAGTTTGATTGAGCCCTTAACTTTTAGCANNNNNNNNNNNNNNNNNNNNNNNNNNNNNNNNNNNNNNNNNNNNNNNNNNNNNNNNNNNNNNNNNNNNNNNNNNNNNNNNNNNNNNNNNNNNNNNNNNNNNNNNNNNNNNNNNNNNNNNNNNNNNNNNNNNNNNNNNNNNNNNNNNNNNNNNNNNNNNNNNNNNNNNNNNNNNNNNNNNNNNNNNNNNNNNNNNNNNNNNNNNNNNNNNNNNNNNNNNNNNNNNNNNNNNNNNNNNNNNNNNNNNNNNNNNNNNNNNNNNNNNNNNNNNNNNNNNNNNNNNNNNNNNNNNNNNNNNNNNNNNNNNNNNNNNNNNNNNNNNNNNNNNNNNNTGAGGGCACGACGCGGGAAGACTCAGCCTGACAGTTGCCTGCTCGCATGGAACATGATTTTTTTTTTGTGGCAACCGTCCAAGTGTTGCAAATTGTGTTGTGGAGAAGCCCTAAATTTGGAGTAATATTTTTTTTTCAGATAAGGCATCATGAAGCATTATTTTTGCCCTCTTGTAATGTACAAAGCGGGTATGCGCTATTATatatgagagaattccttatttggccttTCTTAAATTTTGCTTCCTTATTTGGCCCAAAATGAAATTTTCTTCCCTATTTGATACCTAAAGTAATTTTCACTCCTTATATGACATTTCCTTCCATTTTAGGCACTAACGTGGTTAAGTGTGACGTGAAAAGACTATTTTGCCCCTAGTGCATTGTGCAACTATCCTGGATGTAGTTCAAAAGCAATCAATTCACCCATGTTTTAGGGATGTTCAAAGGATGCTGCAATATTTTGTTTCTTAGGTAAACTGGTATGTGTGTGTAAAAGCCGTACGGTACATACGTAGAATTTGTATCAGCCGTACAAGCTATCACATATATGTACTAGCTGTATATAACTAGCTTATATAGGATTTAGTAGTATGTGACTATGTATAATTTTGTACTTTGGAACGTGTAAACAAATTCAGGACGAAGTGCTAATTGGAGGATTTAGTGCTATGTGACTATGTGTATACTGTGCTTCAGAAATCAGAACATGATGAACTAATCAAAATATGGTACTATACTGATCATAGATATACTAGTACAAATTCTACGGATGTTTTGTATGGCTTTTGCACGCACATACCAGATTACCTAAGACAAAATATTGGAGCATACATATACATGTGCAACATCCTTTGAACATCCCTATAACATGGGTGAACTGATCGCTCTTTTACTTCATCCAGGACATTTACAAAATGCATTAGGGGCAAAATGGTCTTTTCACCTCACAGTTAGCACCGTTAGTGTCTTAAATGGACAAAAGTGTCATACAAGGAACAAAAATTACTTTAGGTGTCAAATAGAGAAGAAATTCTATTTTGGGCCAAAAAGAAAAGCAAactttaagaaagggccaaataaaaaATTCTTACTCTTATTAGCTCCTAACTGCAACTCTCCTATGCACcatgagctcgattttaaaatgcaGGCCCacgttgatcgtttttagcggcagcATGATTCTTACGGCAGAAATGATTTTTTCGATAAAGGatggattttattggctcaaaATGGAGATCAAGTGGATACAAATACAACGAGCACACATTCGTCCTCTGCGTAGCTAGGATGCACATAGCCAACACCAACAACGCAAAAAGAAGTGCCGGCAAATAGCAAAATCATACAAGACCAATGTTATGCCTAAGTGagtaaaaggaaaaaaaattccaaAGCGATCAAATCTGCGATCAACATACTATAAcaatgaccatatccgcaccaaccatctcatgacaccacaagaacaacgaggttcttcaacaacaacgccttcaagaaggtagCAACGCTCGAGCGCCATCGTCACCGGTTCCAACCACAAAAGCCAGagtctaggttttcaccctgaagaaccaATCCgaacatatccgagcaatgccttcaagaaggtaacgacGCTAAAACATCGTCATCGCCAGGTATGACCAACTTGGGTCAGACCTAGGTTTTTACCCTGGAGCTCAAGACCGGGTACTCGAGAGCACCACCATCAGAGTCAATCATGTGTTGTCGCCACCAATTTTCCTCTGTGTCGAGCCATCGTCCATAGATTGCATCTTATCGCCAAAGGCAACCACCGGATCTGAAGAAGATCTTTCGGTGATCATCGCAATTCACAGTGGGCGCGCGGTGCAAGCCTGAGTGGTCATTCAGACCAGCACTGACGGCGGAGCACCTCACCGCTGACTGCCACCTCCACGAAGAGAACCCAACCCAGGCCATCAGCATATGAACCGACATGGCCAGATCTAGAGCACGAAAGGCAGATCGGACCGCTGGCCAAGAACCAGAGCACGACAACACCAATGATTCCTGGCCCATCTCCATTGAAACATCCATCTGCAGCACCCAACTCCTAGCGGCAAAGCAGTCGTACCTGAGCCAAAGCCGTGGAGCGCAGCCAGGGCCTTGGCTGCCTGGGAGTCCCAATCCAAATGGATGTTTCTGTTGTAGGAATTTTTTGTAGGAACTCTGTATGATAAAATTttcaaaggaattttttttagccaTTCGGCTTGTAGGAATGCATCATATTCTACTTAGGATAGGAATTAATCCTTCATATTTCAAAGAAATAAACATTAGGCTAGAGTCAGTAAAAATATTTTATCATATgtatcaaatgacatctctttctctacaGAAATTGAGATACATGCCATTTCATTTTCTGTGTTTTTCCAATTCCTCTGATATTCCTATCCTATAAACAAAAGGAGGCCTTAGGTCACTTCTAACCAGTCCCTTATTTCAATTATGCTTTACTTCTGTGACTAGCACCTAGCCGGTCCATTATATGTCGTAAGGGAGTATAATTTTTTACTCCGGCCCCAACTTTCTCCCTAACTTTACTCCCCCGCGCGGCGGCCGAGTAAAACCCGCGCCCTCTCACGTCGCCCCcactgatgacccaaaagtataggggatctatcgtagtccttttgataagtaagagtgttgaacccaacgaggagcagaaggaaatgacaagtggttttcagcaaggtattctctgcaagcactaaaattatcagtaacagatagttctgtgataagatagtttgtaacaggtaacaggtaacaaaagtaacaaggtgcagcaaggtggcccaatcctttttgtagcaaaggacaagcctggacaaactcttatataaagcaaagcactcccgaggacacatgggaattatcgtcaagctagttttcatcatgctcatatgattcgcgttcgttactttgataatttgatatatgggtggactggtgcttgggtactgcccttccttggacaagcatctcacttatgattaacccctctcgcaagcatccacaactacgaaagaagaattaaggtaaacctaaccatagcatggaacatatggatccaaatcagccccttacgaagcaacacataaactagggtttaagtttatgccactctagcaacccatcatctacttattacttcccaatgccttcccctaggcccaaataatggtgaagtgtcatgcagtcgacgttcacataacaccactagaggagagacagcatacatctcatcaaaatatcaaacgaatgccaaattcacatgactacttataacaagacttctcccatgtcctcaggaacaaacgtgactactcacaatcatattcatgttcataatcataggggtattaatatgcataaaggatctgaacatatgatcttccaccgaataaaccaaatagcatcaactacaaggagtaatcaacactactagcaacccacaggtaccaatatgaggttttgagataaagatcggatacaagagattaactagggtttgagaggagatggtgctggtgaagatgttgatggagattgccccctctcgatgagaggatcgatggtgatgacgatggtgacgatttccccctctcggagggatgtttccccggcataaTGGCTCCGCCggggccctagattggttccgccaaggttctgcctcgagacggcggcacttcgtcccgaaagcttccttatgatttttttcagagcAAAAGACACCAtacaccagaagatgggcatcggggggctgccaggtagcccacgaggcagggtggcgtgcccagggggtagggcgcgccctccaccctcgtggacagtgggtgcccccctctggtgctttcttcgcccaatatttttaatatattccaaaactgactttcgtggagtttcaggacttctggagttgggcagaataggtctctaatatttgctccttttccagcccagaattccagttgtcggcattctccctcttcatgtaaaccttgtaaaataagagagaaatggcataagtattgttacataatgtgtaataacaacccataatgcaataaatgttgatataaaagcatgatgcaaaatggacgtatcacccacccATGCAAATTCACCGGCGCAACTCCCGGTGACAGCCCGCCGGCGTCACTGCTACTCGTTGCCTCCCTTGCCCTCCGCCACCCTTTTGCCTGACGTCGAGCCCCTTCGACCCCAGTCGCCGTCACCAGAATCAAGGTGAATCACCGCCGTTGTCACCATTATTAATTCATCGAATTGCTCCGTTGCTAATATGTAGTTGCAATTTATACTAGAATTGCAaagtttagaaaaaataaaaatttaCCACGTTATATATAGGGGATCAGCTAGGTCCAGCCTATTGAGTATATGATTATTAGGAAGtatagatagactaggatttgtcctGTCTTGTCTTTTACTCCAAGttggtcattgtactcctatatatatgcccatgagtgtAAGGGCACTTTTGTCcctaagtagttttggtgattgatgacaatgcctttgtggactaatcgtgtgtattgagcttttcagattcatcactgagggagtcctggactagggggtgtccggatagccgaactatcatcatcggccggactccaagactatgaagatacaagattgaagacttcgtcccgtgtccggatggggctttccttggcgtggaaggcaagcttggcgatacggatatgtagatctcctaccattgtaaccgactctgtgtaaccctagccctctccggtgtctatataaaccggagggttttagtccgtaggacacaacaacaatcataccataggctagcttctagggtttagcctccttgatctcgtggtagatccactcttgtactacccatatcatcaatatcaatcaagcaggagtagggttttacctccatcgagagggcccgaacctgggtaaaaacatcgtgtccctggtctcctgttaccatccgcctagatgcacagttcgggaccccctacccgagatccgccggttttgacaccaacattggtgctttcattgagagttcctctgtgccgtcacgatcaggaaggatgcctcttcccgtctttaaagacggtaccattgccaaaggagctttggccgccgaccaaactatccggctaggtggttttcttatgacctcctgttcggccgccgctttgacgatgacctctcgggtcatcaaaagcaatcttcacgtcaactcggaattcgccgagaagctggatccaatggagctctctttcgtaaacgagctcttggatcgcatcaccgccctgggagtcgctacagactacgatcagattgggcttaaaaccgatctgagagagattaactctccccaggttacccaccacgttgcggtggtagaggaacaacgcggcgactcttcttctgtattaaaaaccagttatgtccggactcctgatccctccatgccagattcccgcggagggacggacgtcaatcaagtactgaacctaaagtcaggcagcggaccagactcgttggacaacgtccagcaatccaagcttccaaattcggaaacttttcggcccttgagcctcaagttgggcaggcttccggacttaattccacccgcccacccaaacataagcgatctatctcaaatccggcaagagcccacggagacagaccaagccacaacggcattcattactccatacggaccattctgcttcaacacaatgccctccggactcaaaaacgccggcgcaacatatcagcgcatgattcagacatgtctggctgcccagatcggcaaaacagtggaggcatacgtagacgatgtggtcgtcaagaccaaacacgtcgaaactctagtagacgatttgaggctcacattcgacaacctccgagcatatgacattaagctcaacccggaaaaatgcattttcggcgtaccagccggaaagctcttgggcttcattgtatctggtagaggaattgaagcaaacccagccaagatccgagctctgtcacagttggataccccaaaagacctcaaacaaatacaaaaattgactggatgcatggcagctctaagccgcttcatctcccatttaggagaaaaggcattgcccctctatcgcctcctcaggtgcacctaacacttcgaatggacggatgctgccacggccggactcgaagaaataaaggccatattggcaacttgggcgaaccaatgttgttatatatcgcggcaacacatcaagttgtaagcgcggtgctcgtcgtcgaacgagaaacagaaggacagaaattccctcttcaaaaaccagtgtactacgtatccactgtcttaactccatgcaagtcccgatatccacattatcaaaagatagcgtacgtggtgttcatggcatcccggaagctgcgacactactttcaagagtgttcgataacagttgcctccgaagtacctctcaacgacattataaacaaccgcgacgcgacaggcaggattgcaaaatgggacattgagctcttaccattcgacataacctacaaaccacggcgagctataaagtcgcaagtcttggctgacttcatcgctgaatggactgaagccgaactccctaaagagtacggtgcatactccaattggatcatgcacttcgacggctctaaaatgttggtcggcttgggggctggcgtcgtcttgacatccccaaccggagacacagtccaatacgtacttcaaataatgtacacagactccaacgcagccgaatacgaggcccttctacatggtctccgggtggcaatctccatgggcattcaacgcctagaggtccgcggggattcaaacctcgcagtatcccaagtaaatggagatttggatgccaaggatccgaaaatggcagcctaccgtaacaccgtcttaaaaatgtcagctcgttcgaaggactcgaattccaccatgtagcccgggataataaccaggcggccgacgtgttggcgcgcatcggcgcaaagcacgacaccgtccctccaaacatcttcctggagcggctctttaagccatccgtagtatgggaagaggagtccggaaacaacaatccggaaccaaccgcaccgccaaacaccgaacattctgacacaaatggcggctcagccaatgaaataacaccttcagcccatgaaataatggcagtcattgccccgtggacggaaccattcctagcctacttaattaggcaggaactccccgaagaccaaaatgaggcccgctgcatagtacggcgatctaaagcctacaaagtccatgagggagagctttataagaaaagcacaaccggagtccttcaaaggtgcatctccgaagaggaagggcaaaatctgctggctgaaattcatgccggactcggcgggcaccacgccgctgcccgggcccttgtaggcaaggccttccgtacaaaattttattggccgacagcccgggcagatgctcaggacttagtccaacgatgcgtcgggtgccagctttttgctaatcaaagccacatgccacccaccgccctcaaaactatacccatcacctggccgttcgcggtctgggggcttgacatggttggaccccttaaagggggaacccacaagcaaaagtacctattggtcatggtggacaatatcaccaaatggatagaggccaagccagttaaaacggccgaatccggacctgtgatagacttcatatccggggtagtacaccgttatggcgtcccccacagcatcatcaccggtaacggcacgaacttcacggccgacgaggttaaactctggtgcaaaaacatgggcattaagctcgactacgcttcagtctatcaccctcaaactaatggtcaggtcgaacgagcaaatggtctaatcatgagaggcatcaaacccaggtttgtgcggtccctcacggaatctaacacgcattgggtagaggagctcgactctgtactcggggggctgcggaccatgccaaaccgtactaccggattcacgccattctttatggtatacggcgcagaggcagttttgccctgcgatataattcatgactcacctcgagtgcgcatgtacgaagaaagagaagccgagttggatcggcgggacagtttggacgcattggaggaggagcgcgacgtggcaaaggctcgttccgcattctaccagcagcaggctcaaagatatcgaagcagagaagtacgggccaaaacttacaatgttggcgaactagttctacgcctgccggacaagaaaaaggacaaactcaagcccaaatgggaaggtcccttcatcaccgaccaagtcctaaccggcggagcataccgtctgcgaaacgcatcggacaaccgactcgagccgaacccatgg is a window of Triticum dicoccoides isolate Atlit2015 ecotype Zavitan chromosome 2B, WEW_v2.0, whole genome shotgun sequence DNA encoding:
- the LOC119362892 gene encoding phloretin 2'-O-glucosyltransferase-like: MVGAGTNTAMGPRKTRVVLYPSPGMGHLVSMIELGKLFAARGLAVTVALVDSPHDTSATGPFLAGVSAANPSISFRRLPQVKLLGSEPPEMLTFEVVRLSNPHLRDFLAGDSPAVIVLDFFCSAAIDVATELGIPAYFFCTSGAQILAFFLHLAVLHGKSTRSFGEMGQELVHAPGITSFPATHAIQRLMDRDSAPYKAFLNMSTNLFRSQGIIVNTFRSLEPRAMDTILAGLCAPSGLRTPPVYCIGPLIKSEEVGVKRGDECLAWLDTQPKGSVVFLSFGSLGRFSAKQTRKVAAGLEASGHRFLWVVRSPPSDNSSKNSEKPPEPDLDALLPQGFLERTQGRGLVVKSWAPQRDVLAHDAVGCFVTHCGWNSVLESVMAGVPMLAWPLYAEQLMNAVFLEKEMELAVAMEGYDEEVVEAEEVAKKVRWMMDSDGGRVLRERTLAAMRHAEEALLEGGESEVTLAGLVDAWIRA